AAAAGGATAAGGAAATATCAAAATGGAATCCGGAACTTTCTTTTCCTATCGTGGTTATTGACGACAAGGAATGCATTATCGGGTACAAGCCTGAAAAAATCAGAGAAAAGATAGGTTTATGATTCAGCAAGTCCATGTTTCTGATCAGGAAATAGAAAAAGAATACAAAAGGCTTAAAGAAGACGCGGAAAAAAACGGATATTTCTTAAATCCGGACATTGAATTTACCAAGGCGCTTGTTAAAGGCCTTTTAATAAATGAAAAACGATACGGATATCAGTCCTGCCCTTGCCGGCTTGCTGCAAAAATCAAAGAAAAAGACCTTGATATTATTTGTCCTTGTTATTACCGTGATCCCGATGTAACTGAATTTGGGAGTTGTTATTGCGGGCTATATGTAAGCGAAGAAATTTCAAAAGGGAAGAAAAAAGTCACTTCAGTGCCTGAAAGAAGAAAAATGAAAAGCGATGAGCCTTCTTTGCAAGATAAAAAAGATATATTGAATTGTCGTTTGTCTTTGCCCGTTTGGCGGTGCAAAGTATGCGGGTATCTTTGCGCGCGAGAAAACCCGCCGGAAATATGCCCGATCTGCAAAGCAAAAAAAGAAAGATTTGAAAAATTTATGTAGGGAAGGTATTTATTGAAAGTTCATCTTGCAGGATACAATGTTGATACAGAAGTTCTAAACGAGCTTCAAAATATTACTGGCAAAAGAAGCGAACTTACCCCGGAAGTAATATCTGCCGCATACGCAAGGATAAGCCGAGATCCCCGCTCTATAGAAGAGATCAGAAAGGATGCCCGTCAAGAAGTTGAGCGCTCCAGAAAATCCAACCAGACGATAATATTTAAAATGGGGCATCATTCAGTTGCGGAACACGCGGTTTTTAATCTGGATGTCGTCGGAATTTCAAGATACGCAATGGAGGAGCTTGAAAAATTCCGCTTAAGTTCTTTTACTGAAAAATCACAAAGATATATAACGCTGAATAAAGATTTTGTTATACCTCAAGAGGTAATAGGCACGGCGCTTGAAAAAGATTTTGTTGAAATCATTGAAATACAGAATAAAGCGTATTCCGAATATTTTGAAAAGTTAAAGGAATATGTTTTTAAGAAACATTTTGAACTTGCTCAGGATCCCAAGAATCATAATCTCCTGGAGGGATGGGCAAAAGAGGATGCAAGATATATTACCGCGCTTGCCACAGAATCCCAGGCAGGGCTTACAGTAAATGCCAGAAACCTTGAATTGATGCTAAGGCGTTTTGCATCAAATCCCTTGGAAGAAGTCCGCTCCATGGGAAGGGCAATTTATGAACAAATAGTTGAAGTAGCTCCTTCAATTGTT
The DNA window shown above is from Elusimicrobiota bacterium and carries:
- a CDS encoding ferredoxin:glutaredoxin reductase gives rise to the protein MIQQVHVSDQEIEKEYKRLKEDAEKNGYFLNPDIEFTKALVKGLLINEKRYGYQSCPCRLAAKIKEKDLDIICPCYYRDPDVTEFGSCYCGLYVSEEISKGKKKVTSVPERRKMKSDEPSLQDKKDILNCRLSLPVWRCKVCGYLCARENPPEICPICKAKKERFEKFM